DNA from Methylobacterium currus:
GAGCGGTCCCGTCTCCGCCTCGCCGTCGCCGATCACGCAGGCGACGGTCAGGCCCGGATTGTCGAGGGCGGCGCCGAAGGCGTGGGCCAGCGCGTAGCCGAGCTCGCCGCCCTCGTGGATCGAGCCCGGCAGGTCCGGCGAGGCGTGGCTCGGAATGCCGCCCGGGAACGAGAATTGCCGGAACAGGCGCGCCATCCCGTCGGCGTCGCGCGACACGTCCGGGTAGAGCTCGCCATAGGTCCCTTCGAGCCAGGCATTGGCGACGAGGCCGGGGGCGCCGTGGCCGGGTCCCCAGACCGCCATCATGTCGAGGTCGCGCTGGCGGATCACCCGGTTCAGGTGCGCGTAGATGAAGTTCAACCCCGGCGTGGTGCCCCAATGCCCGAGAAGGCGCGGCTTGACGTGCTGGGGCCCCAGGGGCTGGCGCAGCAGCGGGTTGTCCATCAGGTAGATCTGCCCGACCGACAGGTAGTTGGCGGCACGCCAATAGGCGTCGATCTCGCGCAGGGCCTGCGGTCCGAGCGGGCCCGGCACGAAGGGCAGATCGTGCTCCTCGCGTCGTTCGGCTCCGATGCGGCGCGGCGGCTGCGTTGCGCCCGTGGTCGCTTCCATCTCGGCCTCCCGGCTTTTCGCCCATTTCGGCGGATCGCGGGCGACCGTGCCGGCAAGGCCGTCGGTCGGCCTTGAGGTGGATCAACGCTCGCTGCGGGCCTGCGCCCGACGCGGGAGGCGTCGCCCGGGACGGCCACCTGGAGGCGCCGCGTCCCGTCGCCCGGACGTGATCGAGACCGCGGGCAGGCCGGTCCCGAGGCTCCGTCGCCGCCGGCAGAGACGGCGTGCAGAGACGGCTCGCCGGAAGCGACGACCCCGGGTCGCCGCCTTGGATCGTCGCATCGGATTGTCGCGCCGGGTCATCGGGCGCAGAGATGTTCCTGGATCTCGCTCACGGTGTTCTTCGTCAGATCCTGGTCGACCTCCGCCACGACGATGCGCCGGAGCCGCTCGGGCAGGGCGAGGCGCAGGACGGCGAGGGTGCGCGGCGCGGCGACGATGACCAGAGCCGAGATCGGACCGGCGAGGCGGGCGAGCCCTTCCGCGATCTCGGCCGCGAAACGCTGCTCGGCCTGCTCGTGCCAGTCCGTCTGCGCGATGGCGCTGCGGCGCTCGTCGACCCGGACGCGGGTCGGCCGGTCGGTGCCCTGCTCGTGGGTCGCCGGGTTGGGCGGTGCTTCGGTCACCTGCTGGATCTGGAGGTTCGGGTTGAGCGGGTATCCCTCGTTGCGCAGCACGAGGGCCTTCCGGCCGTCGGCGACGAGGACGCATCCGTGATGCGGGATCAGCAGAGGAGGCTTCGCGGTCATCAGGTCGCTCCCGCCCTTCCGGTCGATGGCTCATCAGGCAGCAGACCGGGCTGCCGGCCGGCAGGTCCCGGGTGACAGGTCCCGGGTGACAGGTCACAGGTGACAGGTCACAGGTGACCCCGAAGGCCCGCCCGCGCAGGCGCGTCGGGCCGAAGGCACCCGCCACGATCAGGCCGGCCCGACATCGTCGGCACGCCGGCCCACCCGGCGCAGGCGCTCGGCGGACCTCCGGCGCGGGAGCGACGGCGCCCGGGATGCCGGCGCCTGTCATGCGGGCCCTGCGGTCGGTCCGGGCGGGCCTCGTGTCCGCGCACGGGGATGGAGACGAGCCCGCGCCCCGCGCCGCGGTTCAGGCGACGGTGAGCCGGTCGACGACGGCCCGGACGCCGGGGGCGGACCAGGCCGCGGTCTCGGCCAGCCTGAGCTCGTGCCAGGCATGCACCTTGCCCTCGAGCGTCACTTGCGCGTCCTCGACCGTCACCCGGATCGCGTCCGCCTCGACCTCGGCGCTGCGCTTGAGCGCCGCCTCGATCTTCCTGCGCACGTCGGCCGCGTCCGCCCGCGGGGTCACGTCGATCATGTTGACGATGCCGGCGACGCCGGTCAGCCGCTTGAGCGCGGCGCGCGCCTCCTCCCGCTGGTACTGCCACTCGACCTGGCCGGTCAGCGTCACCCAGCCGTCCTGCACCTTCACCTGCACGGCGTTCTTCGGCACGGTCACCGCCCAGTCGAGCATCTGCACCGCCCGGTGGGCCAGGTCCTCGTCGCGCGGCGGCGCGTCGCCGGCAAAGCGCACCGTGATCTCCTCGACGACGCCGCGCACGCCGCGGACCTTCCGGGTGGCCTTCTCGGCGGCCACGCGCTCGGTGTAGCTCGCGACGTGCCCGGTGAGCGTGACGATGCCGTCC
Protein-coding regions in this window:
- a CDS encoding host attachment protein, producing the protein MTAKPPLLIPHHGCVLVADGRKALVLRNEGYPLNPNLQIQQVTEAPPNPATHEQGTDRPTRVRVDERRSAIAQTDWHEQAEQRFAAEIAEGLARLAGPISALVIVAAPRTLAVLRLALPERLRRIVVAEVDQDLTKNTVSEIQEHLCAR
- a CDS encoding BON domain-containing protein — translated: MSDRMIRQNVIDELEFDPSIDAAHIGVAVEDGIVTLTGHVASYTERVAAEKATRKVRGVRGVVEEITVRFAGDAPPRDEDLAHRAVQMLDWAVTVPKNAVQVKVQDGWVTLTGQVEWQYQREEARAALKRLTGVAGIVNMIDVTPRADAADVRRKIEAALKRSAEVEADAIRVTVEDAQVTLEGKVHAWHELRLAETAAWSAPGVRAVVDRLTVA